Proteins from a single region of Stutzerimonas stutzeri:
- the tnpB gene encoding IS66 family insertion sequence element accessory protein TnpB (TnpB, as the term is used for proteins encoded by IS66 family insertion elements, is considered an accessory protein, since TnpC, encoded by a neighboring gene, is a DDE family transposase.), translating into MIRIDSIWLATEPMDMRAGTETALARVVAVFGAAKPHCAYLFANRRANRMKVLVHDGVGIWLAARRLNQGKFHWPGIRHGSEVELDTEQLQALVLGLPWQRVGAGGAITVL; encoded by the coding sequence GTGATCCGTATCGATAGTATCTGGCTCGCCACCGAACCCATGGATATGCGCGCGGGCACTGAAACCGCGTTGGCTCGCGTAGTGGCGGTGTTCGGTGCGGCGAAGCCGCACTGTGCTTACCTGTTCGCCAACCGCCGCGCCAACCGCATGAAAGTGTTGGTGCATGACGGTGTAGGGATCTGGCTGGCCGCGCGGCGATTGAACCAAGGCAAGTTTCACTGGCCAGGCATCCGCCACGGCTCGGAAGTTGAACTCGACACCGAGCAACTTCAGGCGTTGGTACTGGGGCTGCCCTGGCAGCGGGTCGGTGCGGGCGGCGCGATCACAGTGCTGTAG